In the Pogona vitticeps strain Pit_001003342236 chromosome 2, PviZW2.1, whole genome shotgun sequence genome, acttactgggctcccaggaccaatggagacaatctattccttcctttaatggagacccatcccccttgttttatttattgattttttttttattttaatagaagcataataaagtgaaatgaaaagtttaaaaagttgtgtgacagatttgagacactttataaaaaccataaggaaaaaaaacagaaggcgtgGATGTCTCTCaacttgagaaatgcaaaggatggagaaaatggatttgcagacactgacacagaaacacacacacatagagccatattctccaccctttgcaatttctcaagctgagataAATccgcttttgtgtgtgtgtgtgtgttctagctcccacaagcatgggggataactgtgcatatgctcctggacctggaaatgcactctgcacatgccccagggttggggggcagggcagaaggggggataaaagtgcctcctgttccctgGCTTTTAGGAGGAAGGAGCAACCGGACTGGCCCCCATTTGCCTGGCTTTGAACGGCCACCCCctccaaaccccagaacagcctcccctccaggaggcaagcaagtgcactcacttcactcctgtccatttccatccatttctctcgcaccttcctgccttattcagctccaggcagaagcagccatccacaaggcGGGTATTGATGGCTGGGGGCTGGAACAGCCCTAatcaatcaagccaccttatctccctcCGATCTGATCTCTCTGAAAGACCAGGAGGATTTACAAGGGCCGCaatcaaggaagtaacagggagaggtttggctgcagggggtgggggtggagatacaaaagccggacattttaagGTTTTTTAGTTTAGCTTGCTGGAtggaggacatgatcctgaaaagtaggacatgtcctccttttgcgggatgtctggcaaccctaatcaCATAGGACAGGAATAGTTAGATGAAAAGTTACACACTGGGAGAGGGAAAACCAGATACTTGTTTGTTTCAGCTATCCTACTGGATGGGTGCAGTGTGTGTATTGCTATTGTTGCATGGCTTTTAAAACTACTTTACATAATTGATTATCCTCCTTAGTTTATGATTGTCAGTATAGCACAATAACCTCACTCACAAACAATATCAAGGCATATAATAACCTCACAGAGAAAAACCCCAGCAGTACATAAACCAATCGATCAGAGAGAGATGAGAACAACCCACACCAATATTCAAGTGAAAGCAACAGAtaaaagccaccttgggtccttttttaggagaaaggtggggtaaaaatatcttaaataactaaaataaatgaaagttATTTTATACTTTGCAGCTTGTATAAGTATATAAAAAGGAAGGGGCTATGTTTATTCCCATAAGGTGGACATTCCATAGAGGTGGACCTACCAAAGAAGGTGCCCTATACCTCATTTGTCAGCCTCACAGCTTTTTCTGACGGATCTGAGAAAAAGGACTTCAGGGCTCGGGCAGATGTACATGtcttaggaggaggaggatttctatgacatttcacattttctctgcaacctagcgtacatttgaacccataaggaagttcaaacatgtttatgaataatctggtcTCTCTCACCAGATAAACATgctcaaacccacccataaattCAAGCATAGGTCGCAGAAAAAATGtgacatgtcacagaaatcctttCTCTATATGAGTTCAAAGGATCCCTCAAATGACTTACCATCAAGCTGTTGAAGGCTTTAAACTTAACACCGCTACCTCAGCTTTGACTTTGAAATGCATAGGCAAACTCTGCAATTGGTGCAGAGTAGAGAGACTATAAAGCTGTCTCTTTCTGGATGTTTCAGACCACAACTCCTGTAACTCCAAGCCAAAAAAGCCAGTGGTCAGGGACTATGGGAGATGAagtacaaaacatctggaagccacTTGGTTATCTATTGCAGGTGTTGAGTAGTTAGAATGCCTAATTTATGTAAACATATCAATAAGAAGCACAAAgcaaaagcataaaaatacacacaaagcTGGAGCTTCTGAACCCTCTTGAAAGGTAGCATTAGGGACACTTCCAGGTCTTCACCTAGTGATAAGGCTGCTGTGGTAAGCTAAGCACGAAATGCCAATCCACTCCACCATGGGAAGCATTTCTGAAGTTGAAACTTACCAGCTTCCCAGTCTTCCTTTGAAGGAGGGCCTTGGTAAGCTACCagttttttgtttcccttctgaaGAATTTCACCAGCTACAAGAACAAGCAAACATTTAAAGAATAAATGTTAACCTATGGAGGTTACTTCCAGAGGTAGACAACTGTATGTGATATTATGCTCTCCAAGGTGCATGTTCCATAGAGTTATCGATTTCTCCAGTAAACATTGTCAGGAATGTTGCTATGGATGAGGGATGTGAATGGCCAGGTTTCCAGATAAGATTCATCTGGTAATAGTAAGAACTTTAAGAACATTTactgcagaggtccccaacccccagtccgtggcctggtgccagtccgtggcttgAGCCAAACCGCCCCatcgcatgcactcacccctgcacagcccatttgtgGCTGCGTGCACGCTCTAGCACGCCCGTGCGAGAGCTGCACCGCTGTTTGCACAGGCACACGAGAGAGCGCACCACCAGACAAGTGTcgcaccaccatttgtgcatgtgcgtccacttgtgtgcatgtgcaaatggtggcgcTTGCATGGGCGCATGAAAGAGAGAGCGCTTGTTCGTGCATGCGCGTGAGCATGGGAGTgccccactttccccagccgGTCCCTGATCGAAAAAGGTCAGGGACCGCCGATTTactgtaaaaatatatatgtagacTAAACAGTTCTTGAAACATCTGTACTTGATACAGACTTGTACTCGGTAGACTTAGTATAGTTTTATATTCTTATCAGACATAGTATAGTAACAGACAAGTAGATTCCTAATAGACAACTTCCAGATTAAGTGAATAACTGTCACTTGTTTTATCCATGTGGCAGTTAACCGCCTTTACGCCCAGGCAGACTCAGATTGGTTACAGAAGTTCTAATATGTAAATTACACAACTCTTTCTTGTATGCACAAAACAGAAACATACATGCATGCTGGCTTGCACTTATATATTCCAACAGTATGGACGAGGGATGAGAATGGAAAGATCACCAGATCCAATGAAATGCCATCTCCCATTAACTTTAACAATCATAGCCAATTATGTTGAATGATAAAGAGTTATTGTCATCTGGAGGACTCCCATGTTGCCTGCTGTGTTGTAGGTGAAATGTCCCAGCCCTCAAATTCCTTGCACACATTTTGTTACACTACATCACTAGATATCACACACAGTGAGAGTGCACTTTGTAGCTATCACTTCAGCAGACTGATTAAAAGAACCATTGTCTTACCTCCATAAACCTCCGGAGCAACTTTGCTCTCACACAGTTCAACATGCAAGTTGAATTCCTGCTTGGGAATTCTGTGACGGGCATTGTAGGGACATGTCACTAGGTCTCTGGCAATCTTCTGGTTGTTCTGCGAAGGGGGAGAACAGTAGAAATTGCAGTGCAAACGGGACAAGAGCGCCCCTGATCACCTTTACTTTT is a window encoding:
- the LOC110071205 gene encoding gametocyte-specific factor 1, which translates into the protein MEPEKLLQCPYDKNHQIRASRFPYHLVKCSQNNQKIARDLVTCPYNARHRIPKQEFNLHVELCESKVAPEVYGAGEILQKGNKKLVAYQGPPSKEDWEADAEIAPAPFVFGISNKPQS